A genomic segment from uncultured Marinifilum sp. encodes:
- a CDS encoding group II intron maturase-specific domain-containing protein, giving the protein MNSVRYAADAILPEKTKLVYCRYYRRQGDHSIVKFDFLKYSFQPCTTSRRTGKLFLGYDCAISINAKKRIADKMEELDIVGLTYKSIVGVAQFLNPYIRGWINYYGKFRKHEMHSIFQLLRKRIIRWARKRYKRYKTSVNRAFKWFETVRKQFPSLF; this is encoded by the coding sequence GTGAATTCTGTACGCTATGCCGCCGATGCAATACTTCCGGAAAAGACAAAATTGGTTTACTGCCGTTATTATCGCCGTCAAGGTGACCATTCGATAGTAAAATTCGATTTTTTGAAATATTCGTTCCAGCCATGTACGACCTCACGAAGAACAGGAAAATTGTTCTTGGGCTACGATTGTGCTATTAGCATTAATGCAAAGAAGCGTATTGCAGATAAGATGGAAGAATTGGATATCGTAGGACTGACTTACAAAAGCATTGTAGGAGTAGCCCAGTTTTTAAACCCTTACATTCGGGGTTGGATTAACTACTACGGTAAGTTCAGGAAACATGAAATGCATTCGATTTTTCAGTTACTGCGTAAGCGTATTATTCGTTGGGCAAGAAAGAGGTACAAACGTTATAAAACCAGTGTAAACCGTGCCTTTAAATGGTTCGAAACAGTACGGAAACAATTTCCATCATTGTTTTAA